ATAATCTACTACTTATTAATTGTCGAGTTTTCATTATGGTCCACGTGCTAGAATTAACCCTACAGGTACTTGATGTTAGTTATTGTAGTGTAGATTTTGTCCTATAGGACTTGAAGTTCCATTCGATGTTGTAACGCCAAAGGGGCTTGTGCTATCTATTTTCATTCTTTCATTTGGtcattcgatgtttttaaacaatattaggTAAGCGTGTATGTAGATAAGTAGGTACTACATATCAATCGTTTATTCATGTCATCATCTGCTAATGGTGTAAGCAACCCTTGTAGAGTACCTATTCAaagaatttttttccaacgATAGTATTTGTTGTCAAGAAATCAATTTAAGCTTTGTAGTCTTGttaatttctgtttttatttcagTTAAAAACAAGCTGtttatattcttttatttcGGTATAATAAGTGTAAGTaatgaaacaattttaaaatatcgaaACACATTCTAGGTAAACGTCATAAAAATAGGAATATGGCTCATTTGAAAACCACATTATTTTGTGTGAAATTCAGACTGTTGGTAGTTAATAACGTGAGCCCTGTTATTCCGATGGCTTAGATTAATCGTCCCGTGTGAACCTATTTATTGTCGTGGACACTGCAGTATGTATTTAGAAAAGAAAACTATTACATAATAGATTATAAGTATGGAATCGTTTATTTACAAGttgtatgtgtattttatagaaaaataaataaaactaattaaatatttgtttcaatCGACTTCGTAATTAATACCATATTTTCTTTCTGCAATAGAGCCTATCAAGTATAGCCATCTGGAGCGGGTAAAGGTATTGATGTCGCTTCAACAATCATCTCTCATTCGCCTCTAACCCTGTAATCTCTTCATTCGGGAATTCACCGGACTCCTCCCATGTTCCTAGTAGACATTAGGCTATTCTGTGAGCACTGTAAGTCAATTTAATTAAGTAACTACTCTGTATTACTGTAAGTCAccgtcaatttattaaagtagGTATACTGCGAAGCCGTTCCTTTAAGGATTTCTACATTGGATAATGTTTAAAACGAAACTCAGTACAATGTACAGTAATCAACGTTTTTGAGGATGTtttcacttcaacaaaaaatattgtttaaatttgtttatatttgaaaacttaatattcattttattatattttcagttGTATTAATCTTACCTTAGCACCTTACCTCGAAAACACCAGTGTTCACAGTAGAAAAATTGCCCCTAGAAAATATTTGCCTAGGATACTGACTGTATTGTCAGTTCATAACGGAACGAATTTCTCCCCAGTAAAAGCAACCGAACAGTGCTCGCAATGTTTATCCGAACATAGCCGTAGTCTGCGACCACTTGATCTGGTCTAAAACAAATTcaaagcttgttttttttttttttcctacctaatctgatagccttagaggctatttcagcgtaaccgtggctagtaggtgagctcacggggctcaaacctgatgacgttgctaacacgaaccctagcaagagtcgtgcttcgcagaatctaccaccggatcggaaacgcgacccactgagaagatccggcgggaaactcagtgggctgtgtctgagagtagCTTATGTGATTGATATGATCCGTCGCGGTATTCGTAAATGCCAGTTagctatgtaatattttttttattgcttagatggttactATTTAATACTTAAGTTGCACAGGACTAGTGAAGATTCATTTCGaacatttacttttaattaGAGCTGTCCTTAACCTCTTGGAGGCGTTAGGCAGTAGGATAAAAGGGCTCCTGCCATTGTTACATTACTGGGAACATCTTTATTAAATAACATGACGCAAAAGGTATCGTGATTAAGGCAACACACCGAACCGGGTTTTGTTCGATTATATGTATTTCTAATTTACATTGAATAACAACCGGTTTGTTGATAGTcacacaataattataaaacccATAAATCTCAGGACTCTCGAATACTTTCCGAGagtgaaatataaaaaacaggCCTGCCTTCAATTTACTAATTCACAGTTAAAAGATTTGTTTTTTGAAAGCCACAGTTATGGTTGTATGTATGATTATGTACCTACCTAATTTGTTCAACTTAacattttcttcagttttcgttTTAAcctcacattttttattttctaattatttcaGACGTTTCGGATACAATTTCCGTGATCCGCGACGAGATTACacagtttcatttttaatttgttcaatTTAATGATATAATCCTAGTTCGTATGTACTACATTAGCCATATGACTAGATTCAAATGGCGATAAGTTGTACAAAAAGATGTTCTAATAATATACTACGGTTAAGTGCCAAAGCTTCGTAAATACCTATATGAATACCCTATGAAAATGTGTTTTACATAAATGGACCATTGAGCCAAAAGTAGCATTTATGTTCATGTTGTTATTACAATAGGCCTATTAGACGAATAATCTACTACTTATTAATTGTCGAGTTTTCATTATGGTCCACGTGCTAGAATTAACCCTACAGGTACTTGATGTTAGTTATTGTAGTGTAGATTTTGTCCTATAGGACTTGAAGTTCCATTCGATGTTGTAACGCCAAAGGGGCTTGTGCTATCTATTTTCATTCTTTCATTTGGtcattcgatgtttttaaacaatattaggTAAGCGTGTATGTAGATAAGTAGGTACTACATATCAATCGTTTATTCATGTCATCATCTGCTAATGGGGTAAGCAACCCTTGTAGAGTACCTATTCAAAGAATTTTTTTCCAATGATAGTATTTGTTGTCAATAAATCAATTTAAGCTTTGTAGTCTTGttaatttcagtttttatttcAGTTAAAAACAAGCTGtttatattcttttatttcGGTATAATAAGTGTAAGTaatgaaacaattttaaaatatcgaaACACATTCTAGGTAAACGTAGtcataaaaaaaggaatatggCTCATTTCAAAACCACATTATTTTGTGTGAAATTCAGACTGTTGGTAGTTATAATAACGTGAGCCCTATTATTCCGATGGGTTAGATTAATCGTCCCGTGTGAACCTATTTATTGTCGTGGACACTGCAGTATGTATTTAGAAAAGAAAACTATTACATAATAGATTATAAGTATGGAATCGTTTATTTACAAGttgtatgtgtattttatagaaaaataaataaaactaattaaatatttgtttcaatCGACTTCGTAATTAATACCATATTTTCTTTCTGCAATAGAGCCTATCAAGTATTGCCATCTGGAGCGGGTAAAGGTATTGATGTCGCTTCAATCATCTCTCATTCGCCTCTAACCCTGTAATCTCTTCATTCGGGAATTCATCGGACTCCTCCCATGTTCCTAGTAGACATTAGGCTATTCTGTGAGCACtgtaaatcaatttaattaagtaaCTACTCTGTATTACTGTAAGTCAccgtcaatttattaaagtagGTATACTGCGAAGCCGTTCCGTAttgttacaatggctgccccacccttcaaaccgaaacgcattactgcttcacggcagaaataggcagggtggtggtacctatctgcgcggactcacaagaggtcctaccagcagtaattacgtaaattataattttgcgggcttgatttttattacacgatgttattccttcaccgtggaagtcaatcgtgaacatttgttgagtacgtatttcattagaaaaattggtacccgcctgagattcgaacaccggtgcatcgctcaacacgaatgcaccggacgtcttatcgcttaggccacgaagacATCAATaacactaaactaaactaaacactAATTTACAGAAGGCTGTTGCCCATTGCTGCTCCGGTGAATCTCTTACGTCGCCTTTTACGATACCCCAGGAGGAGGTAAGGTAGTGTGGTACTGTTTTAGGCAACAATACACAAAAGGCTCCATTTCGAAAACAGctgcacgacacgagaaccatctatctcatcgtggccgccagtaactacattcccgatcctgcggaccgaatgatgaacagtcgacatcgccctGAGCACGTCATTTCTGATCCTTCCAatacactaacggtgcttttgggtacctcaaacaccggccatcgttctcgtcgaacccgtcgctggagaccaagggctcggcgagtaaattaacccagagacacagcccactaattTTTTAGTCGGATCTTctgtcgcgtttccaatccgatggtagattccggaaagcactgctcttgctacgatcaatgttagcaatgtcgtcaggtttgagccccgtgagctcacctactcgctcggttatgctagcatagcctctcaaggctaggcttaggtagggaaaaaaatacaataggcAATAATGCTCATCTCGTTCCAAAAGACAAATCATTAAATTGGCATGATAAAATGAAAAGTATATGAATGTGAATGAGCTATATTTATTCAAACTTGAGATACAtttctttcaaaattttattgcctctgtTGTAATAGTAAAATGTACTATTATATAAGATGTTTTAATTATCTACCCTATAAATCTATATttcaaattgtaataaaaataaaatttcgcagaaaacttttaaaattacgagattgacaaataattaaaaaaaatactgcctatattttcaaaatacattTTCGGTGGTTTAATTGAATACAAATTAATACTAATTCAACGCTCACACTTAAAATTCACTCATTGTATTTGAGAAAGGTTAAATGAGAAAGTTAACTTTTGGCACTTGAACCCTAAGAAGGGTTTTTGGTAAACACCAATTTACGTGATTCCATTAGAGATTTATTACATCAAATTGCATTTATATTAAAGACGttagtataaaaatatgtaatcttatgtacaaaaataacattatctatcataaaattttctaaaatagaATTTAACTCTATTTAAAACCAttcatgtattataataattcattttGTCAAAATAATAGCTCTTTAAGTTAGTTTTAATGGTGTCCATTACACTAGATAAAtactaaaatactttttaccTTTAGCAAAAAGTACCATTAACTTAAAATTTGCATTGTATCGTTAACCGATGATTACACAATAAGTTTATTACCTTGGCCTGCTATCCTGATCAGGATCAACAGGATAATAAATCATTACTCTAATTTTTACGTCTATCTatttaaacttgttttttttttgctttttatctatatttattttatactaaaaatAAGAAGAATAGGCCAGAAAACATACTACTATTATTAACAGtattaagtaaaattttaatacttgTGAATGATACTTACATGAGTATGATTATAACTAAATCTTTATTTACTTTTGAAAAGAGGCGGTTTCCCATGGCGGATGATGTTGCGGACAGAAGCGTATCAAAAACCGTCGTAGCTTCAAGAAGTGCATTATAGGGAtacttttttatcttttatcttTTTGTCTTTAGTAATTTTATTCGTAAAGCCCCGATGTGCGACGATCTGCAAAATCATGTACCTTGGGAAACCGCCGTTacaaaactattatatatatttcaaacgGTGGGTTGTCTTGTGAGCTCCCACAGgcaggtaccactatcctgcctattcctACTCCTACCGTAAACagcaatgcgttccggtttgaagagcgaGCCAGTCGTTATACTAATAAATTTAGACTCCGATCCCATGCCTCAAGTTCGGTGGCCATTACTTATTAATGTATGTAGggcttaagaaaaaaaaaaattaaacctaaGCGAACGGTCGTCACCCATCTGTGGCTTAAAAAATTACAGTATTTTTGGTATGACAACCGAAGGCACACGGTTGCAATATCTTTGCCATGCGGCACCGTAACGTCTCTTACATCTGTCATGATCTCGCCAGGAACGAtgcaacaatattaaaatagttaaaaaggCTGGGGCGGAGGCAATATACCGTCCAGAAAGAAGCCCGGGCAACGATAAAGCTATATGAATCAATATATCGCCCGTGTAGTTCGGGTGACGCAGGAATCCCCACATGTTGGACACGAGAAGTTTCTTACCGTGGAAAGTCGGCATTGAATCTACGTCTGAAAAAAAACGACGATTTTAACGTTTCACAATATACTTGATAACGCTTAAACTAAATTCAATATAACGGGAATCAAacacataatctatatatagataaaatgaattgctgttcgttagtctcgctaaaactcgagaacggctggaccgattgggCTAATTTAGGTCTTGAATTAATTGtgaaagtccagggaaggtttaaaagttttagataaatgtgaaatagctcagaattaaataaataaaaataacaattttgtttttcctttaatgtgtcccccaaaagtttatgtattttatttatcgattgaggcactacgaagtctgccgggtcagctagtaaatgataattttgatttaactTGAGGTTTTCTTAAAAAACAGTTTATTGACGTaatgtttgaatttaaaaaaaaaaaagcattccgATTTCTTCGATAAAAACATCTAACAAAACTAAAAACTCGTAATTAAACCACATAGACATAGATTATACGAGGCTGACTACCTATTTGATTCGATGTGTGAATTAAAGATGTGTGTTCGCCCTATAACAAACAGTTAAGTAATGTAAAGCCTTGGATAATGCTAAGCGTATATTAATTCAGTTCCTACTGCTAGAGCCGAGAGTTCACTTGTTATGTTAATATAACTATTTATAGTGTTTTCAGATGTAAATCGAGAacattcaaattataattaaattaatggtgTCTCTTAGGAGGAAATAGTGATGTTTAACAAGCTTTTCTCTTGAGGAAATAGTGATGTTTAAAAAGCTTTTGAAAGGTTTGAACAGATGCCCATCAACGGGACCTTTAAAAGCAATTTAGCATCTAGTACAACACGTCCGATTAAATTGAAGATTCTTACGCGGATTACACACTGATGATAATGCAATTATTATACTCGTATGACTTTGGCTTAATTACAATAAGATAGAAAAGTTAAATGTCATTTTTAGCTCGTCTTGCCATTAAGCCGTGTCTTTTATGATTTCTAAACCATATTTTTGAATTAGAACAGACGACCACACGTCTAAAATATGAAGTAAAGTGCatcaaattctaattttaaaagaCTTTTGCTAAACCTATTTCATATTTATGAAACTAAATGACTCACGGGGAAATTAACTAAAGATCCGCCTAGTTTTAAAGGAACCAGAGGTAAATTGAGGTCAGACTCGATTGGAATAATGTACATAGCTGTAACAGAAGTAAGTAGGCAGGACCAATACTCCTGTATGAGGTAACAACTCATTTTACCACCAGCAAAGagcaaataaacaaatatatcaTAAGAATTCAATCTACGTGATTTACGATTTTCACATAGTAGCCAACTATTCTATAGCACATgagaggccgtcagcgcaagtGGCATAAGCTTACCTGAGCATACTATAGTAAGTATGAAGACAATGAGGTCTGAATTTACCATAGGCAAAAACAAATGTtgacaaagccatctgttatctatggacaAAACTGGGGATAGGCCGTTTTTGCatcaaaatatattgttttagataaattgcaatatagtaGAACCacaaatatgaaaaaatgtAGGATAGGCCACTTTTGTGCTGACAGCCTCATATCATAGTTACATAGTTAGCACATAGTGAAGTTGATGGACTGTCTACTATTTCCTATTTGTAATtagcattaaaattaaatagcaaGTTATTAGAAATGATACTAATTGAATATAGTAttagaaacatatttttaagcGACTTACTTGCCAAGCTGGGTTGAAGAGGGTTTGTCCTGAATTCATGTTTAATGTTGTTACTAACCAGCATTACAAAGAATCCCAATGTGAATAAGAGACAAGCGAAGATCAAAGCATTAGTTGATAACATTACATTATTATCCGCTACATATTTAGATATTGAAGTAAAATAATAGGGATAGAGAGCACTAGAGACAATCTGAAGGTAACCCAGCCCTTCTGACTGCCAATAGAAAGTActagttattttatattctcgtaaaataaaactcagtgcgTATATGATTTGCATCAATGAAAAAATCAGAATTGTCGGTTGAAAATGCAATTTGTTCAGGATCTCTTTGTAGTTTTCTAAGGTTAGCGTATCGTTTTTATCCAGTTGAAGTTGAAGGCCACGTGAGAATATAATCAATGTTAAAATCAACTGAAAGAGAAACAGGTTTTTATAACATTACATAACATAATTGGTTAACATTCATAAATGTAACTTCCAAGGTTGTTTGATTATATTGTGGTATTTTCCTCAGCATGTACTTATTGATATTATAACTTCAATTGTTTAATAGTAGAATACACTTGAGCACAAACAGAGCATATTAGGTACTATGAAAATAAATAGcactaaattataaaaatggtATGTATACTCACAGATGTGATATTAGAGATTCTGGAGATCAAAATTTTCATATTCAATCCCTTGATGTGAGGATGAATTTCACAACCCATGAAAAAATCATACAATATATAGCCAGTTTTACCATATGCATTCAACTCTTTCTCCTGCAGTCCTTTGCTTTTGAGATACAAAATAATACTCAAAAAAATGGCCAATATATAAGAAATCATAGAAAGTTGTATAAATTCATTTATGAGGATATTCTTGTTTGTTACTTTCaagtaatcaaataaaaatactgcATTTACAGTAAATAATGAAGCAGAAAAtccattaaaacaatattttctatcAGTACCATCCATGCCATCAGCTATCGTTCCCATTACAGGCACAGCTAAAAACACTGATTGTACAAGAATCTGGGCAATGATGAAGGCAAGAGAATTATAACTGAACCATGGTGTGAAAGCCTTAAGTTTTGCTACATCTATACTAGTAGAGCATTTATTGCTACATGAAATAAGTATAGCAAACACTGTGATTGGTATGAGGAAAATTAAAATTGCTGAGCCCAATCTCCCACCAAATTCCCATTTGCTTGATATTTGTTTCAAAGTGCTAACACTGCTTCTGATTGGTGTAGCCAGCTTCCTTGTAATTGGCCTTGATTTACTCTCATCCTCTGAACGTTCCTCATCTGAAAATGTGTCAACTGATTTGCTCTTACTAACTGATTTAGTCACACTATGTCTGCCCATACTGTGTATACCATCAGCAGTATCATGTTCAAATCTGTCAATAAAATCCCGAAGTCTACTCGATCTACGTGGG
This is a stretch of genomic DNA from Bombyx mori chromosome 23, ASM3026992v2. It encodes these proteins:
- the LOC101737517 gene encoding delta(14)-sterol reductase TM7SF2 → MSTRSGRIRLSVRETSPVQTKKRVSPSRSPARSRKNSPRARKVSPAHPAKKSPNQRTPTRKSPSRKTPTNFSARKSPARAPKEVKPTAEVAPEVVRQSPSKRPALKSNLSIKLEDLTANFESLRNARNRRMDYTLRDVTSTNSQIIIESVNGVESKNYHNLRNRRSVEELPPRRSSRLRDFIDRFEHDTADGIHSMGRHSVTKSVSKSKSVDTFSDEERSEDESKSRPITRKLATPIRSSVSTLKQISSKWEFGGRLGSAILIFLIPITVFAILISCSNKCSTSIDVAKLKAFTPWFSYNSLAFIIAQILVQSVFLAVPVMGTIADGMDGTDRKYCFNGFSASLFTVNAVFLFDYLKVTNKNILINEFIQLSMISYILAIFLSIILYLKSKGLQEKELNAYGKTGYILYDFFMGCEIHPHIKGLNMKILISRISNITSLILTLIIFSRGLQLQLDKNDTLTLENYKEILNKLHFQPTILIFSLMQIIYALSFILREYKITSTFYWQSEGLGYLQIVSSALYPYYFTSISKYVADNNVMLSTNALIFACLLFTLGFFVMLVSNNIKHEFRTNPLQPSLANVDSMPTFHGKKLLVSNMWGFLRHPNYTGDILIHIALSLPGLLSGRYIASAPAFLTILILLHRSWRDHDRCKRRYGAAWQRYCNRVPSVVIPKIL